A genomic segment from Mucilaginibacter terrenus encodes:
- a CDS encoding DUF3857 domain-containing protein, whose product MLSIISVKAQQVPKDAYLAAAIPDSLKEEANSVVRYSLEEMIVKGPGKATIKQHTIVTVLNEKGNDEASIALSYNRKFNTVGSFEMKVFGPMGNLLKKYHKSDMYDHSAVSGETIVTDDRVLLVGHTIASYPCTIEMTYDEDFKSLTDLSSWLIQDEEQSVQNAYCRINVASNAGFRYSLKNTTIKPEKAVDGESDVYTWKVSNLKAFKLEEGAQSWQVLPRIRFACGNFDYYGVPGDISSWQNFGKFIQMLNADVCNLSPKRIEEIRTMTADLKTDKEKVMFLYNYLQKNMRYVSVQLGIGGLKPFPASFVDEKKYGDCKALSNYMYALLKAVDIPAHYAIVRAGTNEEPADVSFPYNSFNHVIVCVPLKGDTTWLECTSTTQPFGKLSTFTENRNALLVTPDGGKLVNTPRSKEADNQFNSEVHISLLADGGARAKVKIMSSGVYRSDYIEMASLKTDEQKEYLIRVMNMKQPSMLEYAPGKDADGVKEVELNLEYDKFCDITTGSKQFYRPRVFDLWRLTLPPAEKRRSAYFFEQPMQKACVTTIDLPEGFEVEMLPTNQTLKFTYGNYEVNYGYNSAKNQVVSTAKFNLSNQVIPAAKYKEMQEYIENIAKAQNKKLVIRRKA is encoded by the coding sequence ATGCTTTCAATTATCAGTGTTAAAGCTCAGCAGGTTCCTAAAGATGCTTACCTCGCGGCCGCCATTCCCGATTCGCTTAAAGAAGAAGCAAACTCTGTGGTGCGCTACAGCCTGGAGGAGATGATTGTTAAAGGGCCCGGTAAAGCAACTATAAAACAACATACAATAGTAACGGTGTTAAACGAGAAAGGGAACGATGAGGCATCTATAGCGCTTTCGTACAATCGCAAATTCAACACTGTTGGCTCCTTTGAAATGAAAGTGTTCGGGCCTATGGGAAACTTGCTCAAAAAATATCATAAAAGCGATATGTATGATCATTCTGCTGTAAGCGGTGAAACCATAGTTACCGATGACAGGGTACTGCTGGTTGGCCATACTATAGCTTCTTATCCATGTACAATAGAGATGACTTATGATGAAGACTTTAAAAGCCTTACTGATCTTAGTTCATGGCTTATACAGGATGAAGAGCAGTCTGTGCAAAATGCCTATTGTCGTATTAATGTTGCCAGTAATGCGGGATTTAGGTATAGTTTAAAAAACACCACTATCAAGCCCGAGAAAGCCGTTGACGGAGAGAGCGATGTTTACACCTGGAAGGTGTCAAATTTGAAAGCCTTCAAGCTTGAAGAAGGTGCACAATCATGGCAGGTGCTACCCCGCATACGTTTTGCATGTGGTAATTTTGACTATTACGGAGTACCCGGAGATATAAGCAGCTGGCAAAATTTTGGCAAGTTTATACAGATGTTAAATGCCGATGTTTGCAACTTAAGCCCGAAACGTATTGAAGAAATAAGGACTATGACTGCCGATCTGAAAACTGATAAGGAAAAAGTCATGTTCCTGTATAACTATCTTCAAAAAAACATGCGATACGTTAGTGTGCAGCTTGGTATTGGCGGACTAAAACCGTTTCCTGCGAGTTTCGTAGACGAAAAGAAGTATGGGGACTGTAAGGCGCTTTCCAATTACATGTACGCGCTGTTAAAGGCGGTAGACATTCCTGCTCATTATGCAATAGTAAGGGCAGGGACAAACGAAGAACCGGCAGATGTAAGTTTTCCTTACAATTCATTTAATCACGTTATTGTGTGTGTGCCATTGAAAGGAGATACCACTTGGTTGGAATGTACTAGCACCACCCAGCCATTTGGAAAGCTAAGTACTTTTACTGAGAATCGAAACGCCTTGCTAGTAACGCCCGATGGTGGTAAACTGGTTAATACACCGAGGAGCAAAGAAGCGGATAACCAATTTAACAGCGAAGTACATATAAGTTTATTAGCAGATGGCGGCGCAAGAGCCAAGGTTAAGATAATGAGCAGCGGCGTCTATCGCTCAGACTATATCGAAATGGCATCCCTTAAAACAGATGAGCAAAAAGAATATCTGATAAGGGTAATGAACATGAAACAGCCATCAATGCTGGAGTATGCCCCTGGGAAAGATGCAGATGGAGTTAAAGAGGTAGAGCTGAACCTGGAATATGACAAGTTTTGCGATATAACAACAGGAAGTAAGCAGTTCTATCGTCCGCGGGTATTTGACTTGTGGAGATTGACGTTGCCCCCTGCCGAAAAACGCCGGTCCGCCTACTTTTTTGAGCAGCCGATGCAAAAGGCATGTGTAACAACTATAGACTTACCCGAAGGCTTTGAAGTAGAAATGTTACCGACAAACCAGACACTTAAATTTACTTATGGGAATTACGAGGTAAATTACGGATACAACTCTGCAAAGAACCAGGTTGTAAGTACCGCAAAGTTTAATCTTAGTAATCAGGTAATACCAGCTGCAAAATATAAAGAGATGCAGGAGTACATTGAAAATATTGCAAAAGCTCAGAATAAAAAATTGGTGATACGGCGCAAAGCCTAA
- the aat gene encoding leucyl/phenylalanyl-tRNA--protein transferase, which yields MIFRLDERLLFPDPALAEEDGLLAVGGDLLPERLLLAYSKGIFPWYSEEDPILWFSPHQRFVLFPERLNVSKSMRKVIGSGEFNITVNKAFEKVIEACSLIPREGQDGTWITDEMKEAYINLHGLGHAHSVEAWKDGQLAGGLYGVQVGNVFCGESMFSKVSNASKAALIWLCQSGKFVMIDCQVHTPHLESMGAEMITREEYLNILNKATPKL from the coding sequence ATGATATTCAGGTTAGATGAGCGTTTGTTATTTCCCGATCCAGCGTTAGCCGAGGAGGATGGTTTACTGGCTGTCGGTGGTGATCTTTTACCGGAAAGATTGCTGCTGGCTTACAGCAAAGGCATATTCCCCTGGTACAGCGAGGAGGACCCAATTCTTTGGTTTTCTCCTCACCAAAGATTTGTACTCTTTCCCGAAAGGTTGAACGTCTCAAAGTCCATGCGGAAAGTGATCGGTTCCGGGGAGTTTAACATTACTGTCAATAAAGCTTTCGAAAAGGTAATAGAAGCGTGTTCACTTATCCCTCGTGAAGGGCAGGATGGTACTTGGATTACTGATGAAATGAAAGAAGCTTATATAAACCTGCATGGGTTAGGGCATGCACACTCTGTTGAAGCATGGAAGGATGGCCAGCTAGCAGGTGGGCTTTATGGCGTGCAAGTAGGTAATGTATTTTGCGGGGAGAGTATGTTCAGCAAAGTAAGCAATGCCTCCAAAGCTGCCTTAATATGGCTTTGCCAGTCAGGTAAATTCGTTATGATAGACTGCCAGGTACATACACCGCATCTGGAGAGCATGGGTGCAGAAATGATAACTAGAGAAGAATACCTCAATATCTTAAATAAAGCCACCCCTAAGCTGTAA
- the ruvC gene encoding crossover junction endodeoxyribonuclease RuvC, with the protein MEQLNNKERIILGIDPGTAVMGYGLIIEKGAKMELMSLGVVKMEKIDDHMLKLQRIFEKTVALIDNYKPDCLAIEAPFYGKNIQVMLKLGRAQGMAIAAALSRNIEITEYAPRKIKQSITGNGNSTKEQVAAMLQRLLNFKETPEFLDATDGLAVAVCHSFQRMPVTSSGKAKKSYSGWETFVKDNSSRIKSTNK; encoded by the coding sequence ATGGAACAGCTGAATAATAAAGAGCGCATAATTTTAGGGATTGACCCGGGTACAGCTGTTATGGGTTATGGCCTGATTATAGAAAAGGGCGCTAAAATGGAACTGATGAGCCTGGGTGTGGTTAAGATGGAAAAGATAGACGACCACATGCTTAAGCTTCAGCGTATCTTTGAAAAGACTGTTGCCCTTATTGATAATTATAAACCAGACTGTTTAGCTATAGAGGCTCCCTTTTACGGAAAGAACATTCAGGTGATGCTTAAGCTGGGTAGGGCACAGGGGATGGCCATTGCTGCGGCTTTATCCAGGAATATAGAAATCACTGAGTATGCCCCTCGTAAAATAAAGCAGTCCATTACAGGTAACGGAAACTCCACAAAAGAGCAGGTGGCAGCAATGCTGCAACGGTTGCTCAACTTTAAAGAAACCCCAGAGTTCCTGGACGCTACCGATGGCCTTGCTGTTGCTGTTTGCCATTCTTTCCAACGCATGCCTGTAACCTCGTCAGGTAAAGCCAAAAAGAGCTATTCGGGCTGGGAAACCTTTGTTAAGGATAACTCATCACGAATCAAATCCACTAATAAGTAG
- a CDS encoding TonB-dependent receptor: MTNPLPFSLKVFLFSIIAVLCSLQMTFAQTRGTLKGKVVSSKNEPAANVSVGLEGTGFGSTTNDLGEFSFRAPAGTYKIIISYVGVETVQVPVTITAGAVTDVSEIKVNAKLSQLTEVNVIASRANKFTARVSTDAAKIPLAPLENAQSYTTVTGELLKEQQVFNVEDALRNAPGIQKMWDATGRAGDGGGYFTLRGFTTQTRVRNGIAGLVTSGIDAVNLEKIEVIKGPSATLFGSNVTSFGGLINRVTKKPYESFGLEIGHTVGNYDLNRTSIDLNTPLGANVAFRLNSSYNYEGSFQNYGKSRTFALAPSLAIKATDKLSFLLESEMFFSRTAAKPFFFFYDSPKAMGITNVSQLNINYKNAYSNDDVTSYSRSLNYFATANYKFSDKFTSQTVFSSSNSFSNGPSPYFYLITDATAATLAPGTPDLPGNNNYIFRNDQSTFNSKLNAIEIQENINGDFNTGSLRHRFVVGLDFQRQNSNQIFYGNAYGVVPINDPSFDYGSFNKLLVDKTNAANPISAATVYPYIYRTNTYSAYASDVINLTETLIASLGARVDRYENKGNYSYTGDQTTAPFNQTAFSPKLGLVYQPIKDQLSLFGNYQNGFVNPGVYNNSEGTPLVAKLQNANQIEGGVKLGLFNGKLNGTLSYYRIRLTNVLRADPNSPVFGQIQDGIQISKGFEAEIISNPIASINIVAGFAYNNSKFTAGSPDVQGLRPNTAGSPYLGNFYVSYRLPGSVIKGMGLGIGGNYASKNKVINSVSQGTFELPSYTVLNGNVFFDRAKYRFGLSANNFTNKHYYTGFTTINPQKLRQFVLSASYKL, translated from the coding sequence ATGACAAATCCCCTACCTTTCTCTTTAAAAGTTTTTTTGTTCTCGATAATTGCGGTACTATGCAGCTTGCAAATGACATTTGCGCAAACACGCGGCACCCTTAAAGGCAAAGTGGTATCCTCTAAGAACGAACCTGCAGCCAATGTATCTGTTGGTCTTGAAGGGACTGGTTTTGGTTCAACAACCAACGACCTTGGCGAGTTCTCTTTTAGGGCTCCTGCCGGAACATACAAAATTATTATTTCTTATGTAGGTGTAGAAACTGTACAAGTACCGGTAACTATTACAGCTGGCGCGGTTACAGACGTATCCGAAATAAAAGTTAATGCAAAGCTAAGTCAGCTTACCGAAGTAAACGTTATAGCGAGTCGCGCTAACAAGTTCACAGCGAGAGTTAGTACAGATGCTGCAAAAATACCGTTAGCACCTCTTGAAAATGCTCAGAGTTATACTACTGTTACCGGTGAACTTTTAAAAGAGCAGCAGGTTTTTAATGTTGAGGACGCCTTGCGCAACGCGCCGGGTATTCAAAAAATGTGGGATGCAACTGGTCGTGCCGGCGATGGTGGCGGCTACTTTACACTACGTGGTTTTACAACACAAACGCGTGTACGCAACGGCATAGCAGGTTTGGTAACCAGCGGTATTGATGCCGTTAATCTAGAGAAGATAGAAGTAATAAAAGGCCCGTCGGCTACTTTGTTTGGCAGCAACGTAACTTCATTTGGGGGGTTGATAAACAGGGTGACCAAAAAGCCTTATGAAAGCTTTGGTTTAGAAATCGGCCACACTGTAGGTAATTACGACCTGAACCGTACCAGCATAGACCTGAACACACCACTCGGCGCAAACGTTGCTTTCCGTTTAAACTCTTCTTATAACTACGAGGGCAGCTTTCAGAATTATGGCAAGAGCCGGACCTTTGCGCTTGCACCAAGCTTAGCTATTAAGGCAACCGATAAGTTATCATTCCTTTTAGAGAGTGAAATGTTCTTTAGCCGTACTGCAGCCAAACCGTTCTTCTTCTTTTATGATTCGCCGAAGGCAATGGGTATCACGAATGTTAGTCAGCTTAACATAAACTATAAAAATGCGTACTCCAACGATGATGTAACATCTTACAGTCGCAGTTTAAACTACTTTGCAACTGCTAATTATAAGTTTTCGGATAAATTTACCTCACAAACTGTATTCTCCTCATCCAACAGTTTTTCTAACGGACCGAGCCCATATTTTTACCTGATAACCGATGCCACAGCTGCTACGTTGGCACCCGGCACACCAGATCTTCCTGGAAATAACAATTACATTTTCCGCAACGATCAATCAACCTTTAACAGTAAGCTGAATGCTATCGAGATTCAGGAAAACATTAACGGAGATTTCAATACAGGATCACTGCGTCACCGCTTTGTTGTAGGATTGGATTTTCAACGCCAAAACTCAAATCAAATATTCTATGGAAATGCTTATGGTGTAGTGCCAATAAACGATCCCAGCTTTGATTATGGCTCTTTTAATAAGCTATTAGTTGACAAGACTAATGCTGCAAACCCAATTTCAGCTGCTACCGTTTATCCTTACATATATAGAACCAACACTTATAGTGCTTACGCGTCCGACGTAATTAATCTTACTGAAACGTTAATTGCCTCTTTGGGAGCACGTGTTGATCGTTACGAAAATAAAGGAAATTACAGCTACACAGGTGATCAAACAACTGCACCCTTTAATCAAACCGCATTTTCACCAAAACTTGGTTTGGTGTATCAACCGATAAAGGATCAATTATCTTTGTTCGGCAACTACCAGAATGGATTTGTTAACCCGGGCGTTTACAATAACAGCGAAGGTACGCCACTTGTAGCCAAACTACAGAACGCTAATCAAATTGAGGGCGGTGTTAAGCTTGGGCTATTTAACGGAAAGCTAAACGGTACGTTAAGTTACTATCGTATAAGATTGACAAACGTGCTGCGTGCAGATCCAAATTCTCCAGTTTTTGGGCAGATACAGGACGGTATCCAAATAAGCAAGGGTTTCGAAGCTGAGATCATTTCTAATCCTATAGCATCCATTAATATTGTTGCTGGTTTTGCATACAACAATTCTAAGTTTACTGCCGGCTCTCCAGATGTACAGGGCCTGCGTCCTAACACCGCCGGCTCGCCTTACCTGGGTAACTTTTACGTAAGCTACCGTCTGCCTGGCAGTGTAATCAAAGGCATGGGTTTGGGCATTGGCGGTAACTATGCAAGCAAAAACAAAGTTATAAATAGCGTGAGCCAGGGTACTTTCGAACTTCCGTCATACACGGTGCTGAACGGCAACGTATTTTTCGACAGGGCTAAATACCGCTTTGGTTTAAGCGCTAACAATTTTACCAACAAGCATTATTATACCGGTTTTACCACCATTAACCCACAGAAGCTGCGCCAGTTTGTATTAAGCGCATCTTATAAGCTGTAA
- a CDS encoding PepSY-associated TM helix domain-containing protein: MSPIKKVILFCHRWLGLISGLVVFIVSITGCIFCFQDEIQDAMYSYRHVNTKGEYLQPSRLVANVKKQYPKGSPDYIYYYGVNRPAGVLTNMGKDGFEYVFLNPYTGEITHHEKPQTNFFIIVEYIHLYLLLPPAIGKWVVGVSVIIFMVIMITGLILWWPKRKSDRKRSFTIKWGGRWLRVNYDLHNVLGFYATSIALILAITGLAIAFEPVSKAIYKVANLGTNVKNEVVEPKSDSLKRAGVSDKPVIDIAFSYARKHAPDAQMFLIHNDPSVAGAIGVGAYAKSMHYSHANGWEFDKYNGKLLKAYIYDKKSPGLKLTEMNYDIHVGQILGLPGKIIAFLVSLICASLPVTGFIIWLGKRKKPRGKKVKVAVHRKTHKKQLAAV, encoded by the coding sequence ATGTCCCCTATAAAAAAGGTCATATTGTTTTGCCACCGCTGGCTCGGATTAATTTCCGGGCTTGTGGTGTTTATAGTTAGCATTACCGGTTGTATCTTTTGTTTTCAGGATGAGATACAGGACGCCATGTACAGCTACAGACATGTGAATACCAAAGGGGAGTACCTGCAGCCAAGCAGGTTAGTAGCTAATGTTAAAAAGCAATACCCCAAGGGCTCGCCGGATTACATTTACTACTACGGTGTAAATCGTCCCGCAGGCGTATTGACCAACATGGGTAAAGATGGTTTCGAATATGTATTCCTTAACCCTTATACCGGTGAAATAACCCACCACGAAAAGCCGCAAACTAATTTCTTCATTATCGTAGAATACATTCACCTTTATTTGCTGCTGCCTCCAGCAATAGGTAAATGGGTGGTTGGTGTATCGGTTATTATATTTATGGTGATCATGATAACGGGGCTAATCTTGTGGTGGCCTAAGCGTAAATCAGACCGCAAACGCAGCTTTACTATTAAATGGGGCGGCAGATGGCTCAGGGTAAATTACGACTTGCATAACGTACTTGGATTTTACGCTACATCTATTGCTCTGATATTAGCCATAACCGGCCTGGCAATAGCTTTTGAGCCTGTAAGCAAAGCTATTTACAAGGTGGCAAATTTGGGAACAAATGTTAAAAATGAAGTTGTTGAGCCAAAGTCTGATTCGTTAAAGAGAGCAGGAGTTTCCGATAAACCGGTTATAGATATTGCATTTAGTTATGCCAGGAAACACGCACCGGATGCGCAGATGTTCCTGATACATAATGATCCATCTGTGGCCGGAGCCATAGGGGTGGGTGCCTACGCGAAATCTATGCACTATTCTCATGCAAACGGATGGGAGTTTGATAAGTACAATGGCAAGCTGCTTAAGGCTTATATCTATGATAAAAAGAGCCCCGGTCTTAAGCTTACCGAAATGAACTACGACATCCACGTAGGCCAGATACTTGGCCTGCCCGGTAAGATCATCGCGTTTTTAGTAAGCTTGATTTGCGCTAGTTTGCCGGTTACGGGATTTATTATCTGGCTTGGTAAACGTAAAAAGCCCAGGGGTAAAAAAGTAAAAGTAGCGGTACATCGTAAAACTCACAAAAAGCAATTAGCTGCTGTATAA
- a CDS encoding ferredoxin--NADP reductase, with translation MIKLRVDSIKRELPDTATFYLSTTSAEKIRYSAGQFLTLIFQHHNEEIRRSYSLSSSPDEELLAITVKRVVNGEISRFLLTKVHPGDILFAAEPAGKFTVSNHDDQKDIFLFAAGSGISPVFSQLKYILNRPGASKVHLIYSSQSVAHIIFRNELEELAINFKDRFNLVHLLSSEAKRLNNLVVEQLVNKLMCFDKGRAEFYLCGPFTYMRMIRLSLHYMHIEDNKIRRENFVVDAVSVSKTYKNFPPKNIKIAIHGELHDVQQGEDQSILQAALQNKIQLPYSCRNGVCSACVAYCKSGKVEMVRNDVLTEKDLSQGWILTCTGHAITDDVVIEYK, from the coding sequence ATGATCAAGTTAAGGGTTGACAGTATTAAAAGGGAATTACCCGACACAGCCACTTTCTATTTAAGTACCACATCTGCAGAAAAAATCAGGTATTCGGCAGGGCAGTTCCTCACGCTCATATTCCAGCATCATAACGAGGAGATCAGGCGCTCCTACTCATTAAGCTCATCACCGGACGAGGAGCTTCTAGCCATAACCGTAAAGCGGGTAGTGAACGGCGAAATTTCCCGTTTCCTCCTTACCAAGGTTCATCCCGGCGACATTCTGTTTGCTGCCGAACCAGCAGGAAAATTTACGGTGAGCAATCACGATGATCAGAAAGATATTTTTCTTTTTGCTGCCGGCAGTGGCATTTCACCGGTATTCTCACAATTAAAGTACATTCTTAACCGTCCGGGTGCAAGCAAAGTACATCTGATCTACAGCAGCCAAAGCGTGGCACACATTATTTTCAGGAACGAACTTGAGGAGCTTGCCATTAACTTTAAAGACCGATTTAACTTAGTACACCTGCTGAGTAGCGAAGCAAAAAGGCTGAATAACCTTGTAGTGGAGCAACTGGTAAATAAACTGATGTGCTTTGATAAAGGCAGGGCAGAATTCTACCTGTGTGGACCATTTACCTACATGCGTATGATAAGGCTTAGCCTGCATTATATGCACATTGAAGATAATAAGATCCGTAGAGAAAACTTTGTGGTGGATGCCGTTTCGGTGAGTAAAACCTACAAAAACTTTCCTCCCAAAAACATTAAGATCGCTATACATGGCGAACTGCACGATGTGCAGCAAGGGGAGGATCAATCTATACTTCAGGCAGCCCTGCAAAACAAAATACAACTTCCTTACAGCTGCCGCAACGGTGTTTGCTCAGCATGTGTAGCTTACTGCAAAAGCGGCAAAGTAGAAATGGTAAGGAATGATGTACTTACAGAAAAAGATTTGTCGCAAGGCTGGATACTCACCTGTACAGGGCATGCTATTACTGATGATGTGGTAATAGAATATAAATAA
- a CDS encoding zinc-binding dehydrogenase encodes MKAIVLESAENPVVYKDVDKPVPGAGEVLVQIKAAALNRRDYWITIGKYAGIKYPTILGADGAGIVTEAGAGAEEWLNKEVIINPSINWGEHAEFQSKEFKILGLPDDGTLAKYVKVSAAQLHSKPAHLNWQQAAALPLAGLTAYRALFSKAHAKAGDKVLVVGVGAGTGTFLLQWAVAAGCQVFVTSGSGEKIEKAKQLGAAAGVSYKAQDWAEQLKQLAGGFDIVVDSALGPNFVKIPDLCNPGGRIVFFGGTAGDIPEINARPLFWKQLQLLGTTMGTNNEFSAMMNFVKEHQITPVIDEVFPLAEAKQAIDKMGKSSQFGKLVLQVS; translated from the coding sequence ATGAAAGCTATCGTTCTCGAATCTGCCGAAAACCCTGTGGTATACAAAGATGTTGATAAGCCTGTGCCCGGGGCAGGTGAAGTGCTGGTACAAATAAAAGCCGCAGCACTCAATCGTCGCGATTATTGGATAACTATTGGCAAGTACGCTGGTATAAAGTACCCAACCATTTTAGGTGCCGACGGAGCAGGCATTGTCACCGAAGCAGGCGCCGGCGCAGAAGAATGGTTGAATAAAGAGGTAATTATAAATCCGTCCATTAACTGGGGCGAACACGCCGAGTTTCAATCAAAAGAATTTAAAATACTGGGGCTGCCGGATGACGGCACGCTAGCAAAATACGTTAAGGTAAGTGCCGCACAACTGCATAGTAAACCTGCGCACTTAAATTGGCAGCAGGCTGCAGCGCTTCCGCTTGCTGGTTTAACAGCATATCGTGCTTTATTCAGTAAGGCGCATGCGAAAGCAGGCGATAAAGTGCTTGTTGTTGGAGTAGGTGCCGGAACAGGAACCTTCCTGCTGCAGTGGGCTGTAGCTGCAGGATGCCAGGTTTTTGTCACCTCTGGTAGTGGTGAAAAGATTGAAAAGGCTAAACAATTAGGTGCAGCCGCAGGCGTAAGTTATAAAGCACAAGATTGGGCAGAGCAACTTAAACAATTAGCAGGCGGCTTTGATATAGTGGTTGACAGTGCCCTAGGTCCTAACTTCGTTAAAATTCCGGACCTTTGTAATCCAGGCGGGCGTATTGTGTTCTTCGGCGGAACGGCAGGCGATATCCCTGAGATAAACGCGAGGCCTTTATTTTGGAAGCAACTCCAGTTGCTAGGTACTACTATGGGTACAAACAACGAGTTTTCCGCAATGATGAACTTTGTTAAAGAACATCAAATAACCCCGGTAATTGACGAAGTATTTCCTTTGGCTGAAGCTAAACAGGCTATCGACAAGATGGGTAAGTCGTCGCAATTCGGCAAGTTGGTTTTACAGGTGTCGTAA
- a CDS encoding superoxide dismutase, translating into MAFTLPALPYATDALEPHIDKATMEIHHGKHHQAYVTNLNKALEGKPEADGKIEDIIKNISKYPAAVRNNGGGHYNHTLFWTLLSPNGGGEPTGALADAIKSTFGSFADFKTKVSEAGATRFGSGWAWLVVTADKKLAVTSTPNQDNPLMDIAEVKGTPILGIDVWEHAYYLKYQNRRPDYLAAIWNVINWAHVSELYTKATA; encoded by the coding sequence ATGGCATTTACACTACCGGCGTTACCTTACGCTACCGATGCACTGGAACCGCATATTGATAAAGCAACCATGGAAATTCACCATGGCAAACACCACCAGGCTTATGTTACCAACCTTAACAAAGCACTTGAAGGCAAGCCTGAAGCTGATGGTAAAATAGAAGACATTATCAAAAACATCTCTAAGTACCCTGCTGCTGTACGCAACAATGGCGGTGGCCACTATAACCATACTTTATTTTGGACCTTATTGTCGCCGAATGGCGGTGGTGAACCTACCGGCGCATTAGCTGACGCCATTAAGAGCACCTTTGGTTCTTTTGCCGATTTCAAGACGAAAGTATCTGAAGCAGGTGCTACCCGTTTCGGCTCTGGCTGGGCATGGTTGGTTGTTACTGCAGATAAAAAGCTAGCGGTTACATCAACTCCTAACCAGGATAACCCGTTGATGGACATTGCCGAAGTAAAAGGCACTCCAATATTAGGGATTGACGTTTGGGAGCATGCTTATTACCTGAAATACCAGAACCGCCGTCCGGATTACCTAGCTGCTATCTGGAATGTTATCAATTGGGCACACGTGTCTGAGTTGTACACAAAAGCAACCGCATAA
- a CDS encoding nucleoside deaminase, whose product MRYVTFDDEPAISPDEFFMNEALKEARLALKEDEIPIGAIVVCKGQIIGRGHNLTERLNDVSAHAEMQALTAATNYIGGKYLKECTLYVTLEPCVMCAGASYWFQIGRIVFGAYDTRMGFGRLNQKITHPKTLITGGIFENECSQLVKDFFKSKR is encoded by the coding sequence ATGAGATACGTAACTTTCGACGACGAACCAGCTATATCGCCCGACGAGTTTTTTATGAACGAGGCGCTTAAAGAAGCGCGACTGGCACTTAAAGAAGACGAGATTCCTATTGGGGCAATAGTTGTATGTAAAGGTCAGATCATCGGCCGGGGGCATAATCTAACCGAACGGCTTAACGATGTCTCGGCCCATGCAGAGATGCAGGCGCTTACCGCTGCAACCAATTATATCGGGGGCAAGTACCTTAAAGAGTGTACACTGTATGTGACGCTGGAACCCTGCGTAATGTGCGCCGGAGCAAGCTACTGGTTTCAAATAGGCCGAATAGTATTTGGTGCCTATGACACCCGCATGGGTTTCGGCAGGCTTAATCAAAAGATCACCCATCCCAAGACCCTCATTACCGGGGGCATATTTGAGAACGAATGTTCACAATTGGTGAAAGATTTTTTTAAGAGCAAGAGATAG
- a CDS encoding tRNA-binding protein encodes MDTINWHDFEKVELRVGTILEVADFPQARKPAYKITVDFGPFGIKQSSAQITKHYSKEELPGRQIVGVINFPKKQIANFMSEFLVTGFADENGDIVLAAVDKPVPNGSKLI; translated from the coding sequence ATGGACACCATTAATTGGCACGACTTCGAAAAGGTAGAACTACGCGTAGGTACGATATTGGAAGTGGCTGATTTTCCCCAGGCGCGTAAACCTGCCTATAAAATAACCGTTGATTTTGGCCCATTTGGCATAAAGCAATCCAGCGCCCAGATTACCAAGCATTACAGTAAAGAAGAACTGCCCGGCAGACAAATTGTAGGTGTAATAAACTTTCCTAAAAAACAGATAGCTAACTTCATGTCGGAGTTTTTGGTGACGGGATTTGCTGACGAAAATGGCGACATAGTGTTAGCAGCCGTTGATAAACCAGTACCAAACGGCAGTAAGCTTATATAA